From one Thalassospira lucentensis genomic stretch:
- a CDS encoding ABC transporter permease: protein MFQNRAEAFALVLPAAIFAAVVFLAPVLILLSEGFRSGDSWTIQAYIDFFSQSLNQTVFLRTLKLAALVTAASAVIGYAAAFAIVNLPPKGKGRITGLVVLPLMISPVARTYAWLVILGRTGFVNKALVAVGLSDEPIRFLFTETAVFIGLLQLFLPLMIISLISALENMPRDAVPAARVLGANWLQVFTKVILPLTKEGLVIGGTLVFTGSMTAYITPAILGGSKVLMLETLLYQRVTVANDFVSASVIALILIVMAFAANLLLKRLATARNKQ, encoded by the coding sequence ATGTTTCAGAACCGGGCCGAAGCCTTTGCGCTGGTCCTCCCTGCCGCGATCTTTGCCGCTGTGGTCTTTCTGGCCCCGGTTCTGATTCTTCTGTCCGAAGGTTTTCGGTCGGGCGATAGCTGGACGATACAGGCCTATATCGATTTCTTCTCCCAGTCGCTTAATCAGACCGTCTTTTTGCGCACGCTTAAACTTGCGGCACTGGTCACGGCAGCCTCCGCCGTGATCGGCTATGCCGCGGCCTTTGCAATCGTGAACCTGCCGCCAAAGGGCAAGGGCCGGATTACAGGGCTCGTTGTGTTGCCACTGATGATTTCACCAGTAGCACGCACATATGCGTGGCTGGTGATCCTTGGCCGGACCGGTTTTGTGAACAAGGCACTGGTTGCTGTCGGGCTATCGGATGAACCGATCCGTTTCCTGTTCACCGAAACAGCCGTTTTCATCGGGTTGCTGCAACTGTTTCTGCCGCTGATGATCATTTCACTCATCAGTGCGCTTGAAAACATGCCGCGCGATGCGGTGCCAGCTGCTCGCGTTCTTGGCGCCAACTGGTTGCAGGTTTTCACGAAAGTCATCCTGCCACTAACCAAAGAGGGCCTTGTGATCGGTGGCACGCTGGTCTTTACCGGATCCATGACCGCCTATATCACCCCGGCCATTCTGGGCGGTTCCAAGGTTTTGATGCTTGAAACCCTACTGTATCAGCGCGTGACTGTTGCCAATGATTTCGTATCGGCCAGTGTGATCGCCCTGATCCTGATCGTCATGGCATTTGCGGCCAATCTTCTGCTCAAACGCCTTGCCACCGCGAGGAACAAGCAATGA
- a CDS encoding GntR family transcriptional regulator: MKASDKAKHRNELISSALRSAILERVLLPGMKLPEDSLGERFGVSRTLIRQALERLAAEGLVELRRNRGAMVAKPSLEEARDIFELRTQIEDLVISRVIKEMTPEKLAELEAHLAKEVEAEHASEPISIRLATEFHILLAKLAGSPVLLRYVEEIGYRCGLTLSLYARPHSTDCGIQEHRQIIDALACGDEEKARELMRSHLTAVADRALITRKEAGPLVYLDALEPYARKVRDGQE; encoded by the coding sequence ATGAAGGCTTCTGATAAAGCAAAGCATCGCAATGAACTGATCAGTTCGGCATTGCGGTCCGCCATTCTTGAACGTGTTCTGCTGCCCGGTATGAAGCTGCCCGAAGATTCCCTTGGTGAACGGTTCGGCGTCAGTCGCACTTTGATCCGTCAGGCGCTTGAACGGCTTGCGGCCGAAGGGCTTGTGGAACTGCGGCGCAATCGAGGGGCGATGGTGGCCAAGCCAAGCCTTGAAGAAGCCCGCGATATATTCGAGTTGCGTACCCAGATCGAGGACCTTGTGATCAGCCGTGTGATCAAGGAAATGACCCCGGAAAAGCTTGCGGAACTTGAAGCCCATCTTGCCAAGGAAGTTGAAGCCGAACATGCGTCCGAGCCGATTTCGATCCGGCTTGCGACCGAGTTTCATATCCTTCTGGCAAAGCTGGCCGGAAGCCCGGTTTTGTTGCGTTACGTCGAAGAGATCGGCTATCGCTGCGGACTGACATTGTCGCTTTATGCGCGGCCGCATTCCACCGATTGCGGCATTCAGGAACACCGCCAGATTATTGATGCCCTTGCTTGCGGGGACGAGGAAAAGGCGCGTGAGTTGATGCGATCGCATCTGACGGCGGTTGCTGACCGGGCGCTGATCACGCGCAAGGAAGCCGGGCCGCTTGTGTATCTTGATGCGCTTGAGCCCTATGCACGCAAAGTGCGTGACGGTCAGGAATAG
- a CDS encoding LacI family DNA-binding transcriptional regulator, producing the protein MSMIADALGVSSATVSNALSGKGRVSTDLVDKIRKKADELGYVPSNAGRALRTGRSNVLGLVLPDISNPLFPQIAQAMEAAASNVGYGVLIADSRGKVTTQTQAISRLIERGVDGLVVIPRRGTRIGDVGCPVAMVDTPSTPGNTVSADHWEGGAKVARHLVDLGHKNFLLIGHDPASNVQNDRIGGMKSALGRNTRHTTVWLETLMHERGERASLGLIDHVKNGVTAIAAVSDLHALRVLTELQTAGIKVPQQVSVTGFDDLIFSPVVTPSLTTVHMDMARIAELAIAALVREIEQGKSTVQSGKTARQTVTADTSKVSMELMVRASSGPAASPDAPFPTGETL; encoded by the coding sequence ATGAGCATGATTGCTGACGCCTTGGGCGTGTCTTCGGCAACTGTATCGAACGCGCTTTCGGGGAAAGGCCGGGTATCGACCGACCTGGTCGATAAAATCCGCAAGAAGGCCGACGAACTTGGTTATGTGCCCAGCAATGCGGGCCGTGCACTGCGAACGGGCCGATCAAATGTTCTGGGGCTTGTCCTTCCAGATATTTCCAATCCGCTGTTCCCGCAAATTGCGCAGGCCATGGAAGCGGCGGCATCAAATGTCGGATATGGGGTTCTGATTGCGGACTCGCGTGGCAAGGTCACCACCCAGACACAGGCCATCAGTCGCCTGATCGAACGAGGTGTTGATGGTCTGGTCGTCATTCCGCGTCGTGGCACACGGATCGGCGATGTTGGATGTCCTGTCGCAATGGTCGATACCCCTTCAACACCGGGCAACACCGTTTCGGCGGACCATTGGGAAGGCGGGGCGAAGGTTGCGCGCCATCTGGTCGATCTGGGGCATAAGAATTTTCTTCTGATCGGGCATGATCCGGCATCGAATGTGCAGAATGACCGGATCGGCGGCATGAAATCGGCCCTTGGTCGCAATACCCGTCATACGACGGTCTGGCTTGAAACATTGATGCACGAACGTGGCGAACGGGCATCGCTTGGCCTGATTGACCACGTTAAAAACGGCGTCACGGCGATTGCCGCCGTTTCGGATTTGCATGCCCTTCGCGTTCTGACCGAATTGCAGACCGCCGGGATCAAGGTCCCTCAGCAGGTCAGCGTGACCGGTTTTGACGATCTGATTTTTTCCCCCGTGGTGACCCCTTCGCTAACCACGGTGCATATGGATATGGCCCGGATTGCCGAGCTGGCCATCGCCGCCCTTGTCCGTGAAATCGAACAGGGCAAATCCACCGTTCAAAGTGGCAAGACGGCAAGACAGACCGTCACCGCCGATACGTCGAAGGTTTCGATGGAACTGATGGTCCGCGCGTCAAGCGGACCGGCGGCTTCCCCTGACGCACCCTTCCCAACCGGAGAAACGCTGTGA
- a CDS encoding branched-chain amino acid ABC transporter permease encodes MTLLMAALITGIGLGSMYGLIALGFQITYSVSSKVNFAQGSMVMLGAVLGFVFCQQYGMPVILGYPLAILCCGVMGVLVEFFLVRPFAVRNSEAWLMATVAGGILLDNAVLFTFGNEPRTLPSVLVEDSWNILGTGVYPQQILIPIAAIGVALGLHALFRHTRQGRALLAVVQNQTAAKLMGINTTVMVTGSFAISSMLAGCAGLLIAPLFSVHSDMGTLFGLKAFAVAILGGMTSAYSVMLAGFIYGMVEAAVTTYLGSSYTFIVVFALVIAVLTIKPSGLFGRAAIKKV; translated from the coding sequence ATGACCTTGTTAATGGCCGCCCTTATTACCGGTATCGGTTTGGGCAGCATGTATGGCCTGATCGCGCTTGGCTTTCAGATCACTTATTCGGTTTCATCCAAAGTCAATTTTGCCCAAGGCAGCATGGTCATGCTTGGGGCTGTTTTGGGTTTTGTTTTCTGTCAGCAATATGGAATGCCGGTGATTTTGGGTTATCCGCTGGCAATTCTGTGCTGTGGCGTGATGGGGGTTCTTGTTGAATTTTTCCTTGTCCGTCCGTTTGCGGTTCGCAATTCCGAAGCGTGGCTGATGGCAACCGTGGCAGGCGGTATTTTGCTTGATAACGCGGTGCTGTTTACCTTCGGAAATGAACCCAGAACCTTGCCATCGGTTCTTGTGGAAGACAGCTGGAATATTCTTGGCACCGGGGTTTATCCGCAACAAATCCTGATCCCGATTGCAGCAATTGGTGTCGCATTGGGATTGCATGCGCTGTTTCGTCATACCCGACAGGGCCGGGCGTTGCTGGCCGTTGTGCAAAACCAGACGGCGGCGAAGCTTATGGGGATCAACACCACGGTCATGGTGACCGGATCCTTTGCCATATCATCAATGCTGGCCGGGTGTGCCGGACTTTTGATCGCACCGCTTTTTTCCGTGCATTCAGACATGGGAACGCTGTTTGGCCTGAAGGCTTTTGCTGTTGCCATTCTGGGCGGCATGACATCGGCTTATAGCGTTATGCTGGCCGGGTTCATCTATGGGATGGTCGAGGCCGCTGTGACCACCTATCTCGGTTCGTCCTATACTTTCATCGTTGTCTTTGCACTGGTGATCGCGGTTCTGACGATCAAGCCAAGCGGCCTGTTTGGCCGTGCTGCCATCAAGAAGGTGTAG
- a CDS encoding ABC transporter substrate-binding protein, whose translation MPIKKLLMASAALLLSVSAAKAQEKTLTISVYGFAQDEFKELLYDPFEEKCGCELVVETGNSVERLAKIEANKADPVIDLAVISMRDALAAAKDGLTDKIDTSRLSNFDKLYDIAKDPNGDGMSVGYTFYASSIAYRSDKMTVESWSDLLADDVVDHVALPNVTTTQGPLTLYMLGKALGDEDPSLKTPIAAVGEKKDEIVTFYVRSSQLVQLMQQEEIWAAPIGRFAWSGFSKMDLPIKWATPKEGQSGGMNVMVLTKGSKNRDLALEFMDFWLSTEIQTALAENLVDSPANKDVKVSDEIAENLTYGADTVANLHLIPSQVAIDNQETWLSEWNNKVGQ comes from the coding sequence ATGCCGATCAAAAAACTGCTTATGGCTTCTGCTGCCCTTTTGCTGTCCGTAAGTGCGGCAAAGGCCCAGGAAAAGACCCTGACCATTTCGGTCTATGGTTTCGCACAGGATGAATTCAAGGAACTCCTGTACGACCCGTTCGAAGAAAAATGCGGTTGCGAACTGGTTGTCGAAACCGGCAACTCGGTCGAACGTCTCGCCAAAATCGAAGCCAACAAAGCCGATCCGGTCATCGACCTTGCGGTTATTTCCATGCGCGATGCACTGGCCGCTGCCAAGGATGGCCTGACCGACAAGATCGATACGTCGAGGCTGTCGAACTTTGACAAGCTTTACGACATTGCCAAAGACCCGAATGGCGATGGCATGAGTGTTGGTTACACCTTCTATGCCAGCTCGATCGCCTATCGTTCTGACAAGATGACAGTCGAAAGCTGGTCGGACCTTCTGGCTGATGACGTGGTTGATCATGTCGCCCTTCCGAACGTCACGACCACACAGGGCCCGCTGACCCTTTATATGCTGGGCAAGGCACTTGGCGATGAAGACCCGTCGCTGAAAACCCCGATTGCCGCCGTTGGCGAAAAGAAGGACGAGATCGTCACCTTCTATGTCCGTTCATCGCAGTTGGTTCAGTTAATGCAGCAGGAAGAAATCTGGGCCGCACCCATCGGGCGTTTTGCATGGTCCGGTTTTTCGAAAATGGATTTGCCGATCAAATGGGCAACCCCGAAAGAAGGCCAGTCCGGTGGCATGAATGTCATGGTCCTGACCAAAGGCAGCAAGAACCGCGATCTTGCGCTTGAATTCATGGATTTCTGGCTTTCGACCGAAATCCAGACGGCATTGGCCGAAAACCTTGTCGACAGCCCGGCAAACAAGGACGTCAAGGTTTCCGACGAGATTGCCGAAAACCTGACCTATGGGGCCGATACCGTTGCCAATCTGCATCTGATCCCGTCACAGGTTGCCATCGACAATCAGGAAACCTGGTTGTCGGAATGGAACAACAAGGTCGGCCAGTAA
- a CDS encoding ABC transporter substrate-binding protein, with product MSVYSPIPKLTRRAALLGAAAVLMLASALPVTAVRAEDTVKLGLVAALSGQSAKSGEAITRGITLAIDKINAEGGVLGKPLELVSRDDESNPGKGLVAARELAQRERVAALIGGLDTPVSLAIVPFANQQKIPFVGPWAAGTPITKNGAEENYVFRVSAVDEYVDEAITEYLVKKYGAKKPGMILINNPWGESNEKGLLKALEKRSMPNAGIEKFESNDVDVVPQLTRLKENGADSLFVVANVAPTAQVVKSLDRMGWDVPISSHWGPAGGRFTELAGASGEKVHFIQTYLFTDASSPMFVKLQEKFPEIKTLADVTPATGIANAYDATLLIAAAIEKAGSTEGPAVRQAMYEISGIEGMIKTYDKPFTPDDQDALGPEDYTFAKFVEGEIIPITD from the coding sequence ATGTCTGTTTATTCGCCTATCCCGAAACTGACACGGCGTGCCGCGCTTTTGGGGGCAGCTGCTGTACTGATGCTTGCCAGCGCATTGCCGGTTACCGCTGTACGTGCCGAGGATACCGTGAAGCTTGGTCTTGTCGCAGCCCTGAGTGGCCAGTCGGCCAAGTCGGGTGAGGCCATCACGCGTGGCATTACCCTTGCGATTGACAAGATCAATGCCGAGGGTGGGGTCCTTGGCAAGCCATTGGAACTTGTGTCGCGTGATGATGAAAGCAACCCGGGAAAGGGCCTTGTCGCGGCGCGTGAATTGGCGCAGCGCGAAAGGGTTGCTGCCCTGATCGGTGGTCTTGATACGCCTGTATCGCTTGCCATAGTGCCGTTTGCCAATCAGCAGAAAATTCCGTTTGTCGGCCCGTGGGCGGCCGGTACGCCGATCACCAAAAACGGTGCGGAAGAAAACTATGTTTTCCGTGTCTCCGCCGTGGATGAATATGTCGACGAAGCGATCACCGAATATCTGGTCAAGAAATACGGTGCCAAAAAGCCGGGCATGATCCTGATCAACAACCCGTGGGGGGAGTCCAATGAGAAGGGGCTTCTAAAGGCGCTAGAAAAACGCAGCATGCCCAATGCCGGGATTGAAAAGTTTGAATCAAACGATGTTGATGTTGTCCCGCAGCTGACACGCCTTAAGGAAAACGGGGCAGATTCCCTGTTTGTGGTTGCCAACGTGGCCCCGACCGCACAGGTCGTTAAATCGCTTGATCGCATGGGCTGGGATGTTCCGATTTCATCGCATTGGGGGCCGGCTGGGGGTCGCTTTACCGAACTTGCCGGTGCCAGTGGCGAAAAGGTTCATTTCATCCAGACCTATCTCTTTACCGATGCCTCAAGCCCGATGTTTGTAAAGCTTCAGGAAAAATTCCCGGAAATCAAAACGCTGGCCGACGTTACCCCGGCAACCGGTATCGCCAATGCCTATGACGCGACCCTTTTGATTGCCGCAGCTATCGAAAAGGCTGGTTCGACCGAAGGCCCGGCTGTTCGGCAGGCAATGTACGAGATCAGCGGGATCGAAGGCATGATCAAAACCTATGACAAGCCTTTCACCCCGGATGATCAGGATGCGCTTGGTCCGGAAGACTACACCTTCGCGAAGTTTGTCGAAGGCGAAATCATTCCGATCACTGACTGA
- a CDS encoding gamma-glutamyltransferase family protein codes for MSAANISTPYRAMVTSPSIAASEAGAQVLRDGGTAIEAVVATASVLAVTYPHFCGIGGDAVWMVADRTGKVSSFLGIGQAALDAKCDAGVPIALRGPASTLTTACTVDSWQHALDHSARNWGGTRKLADLIEPAITLAENGFPVSKSQCFWLDFRKDDYRNWPGFADIFAPNGRTPKAGDTFIQPYLAESLKLIAKNGARDFYEGELATRIAKGLGKVGSPIRARDLQLTRTRTADAVSLEYGNVTLFAPPAPTQGLATLMTMGILRELGTKYWDESNPDHFHLVVEAIKRAFLERDRICDPDGTNLDFSDMLGADTLRKNAADIATDHAMEWPHPFRHGDTVFLAATDAQGNCASVLQSTYFDWGSGVVAGNTGIVWQNRGAAFSTIDGHPNQLKPGKRPFYTLNPGLALRNGKPCLLYGTQGADGQPQTLAMLLTRLIDFGLSPADALARPRFLLGKTFSDSRDSLKLEADAGPTVFAELKNRGHILREIEAQSALAGQAGIIRIAPDGNVDGAHDPRSDGAAIGII; via the coding sequence ATGAGTGCTGCCAACATTTCCACACCCTATCGCGCGATGGTCACAAGCCCGAGTATCGCCGCCAGCGAGGCAGGCGCCCAGGTCCTGCGTGATGGCGGCACCGCAATCGAGGCCGTTGTGGCCACCGCATCGGTTCTCGCCGTGACATATCCGCATTTTTGCGGCATCGGCGGCGATGCCGTCTGGATGGTTGCCGACAGAACCGGCAAGGTTTCATCGTTCCTTGGCATCGGACAGGCCGCGCTTGATGCCAAATGTGATGCGGGCGTCCCCATTGCGTTGCGCGGACCGGCATCAACCCTGACCACGGCCTGCACGGTCGATAGCTGGCAACACGCGCTTGATCATTCGGCGCGCAATTGGGGCGGAACGCGCAAGCTTGCCGATCTGATCGAACCGGCGATTACGCTGGCCGAAAATGGCTTTCCTGTCAGCAAATCACAATGTTTCTGGCTGGATTTCCGAAAAGATGATTACCGCAACTGGCCGGGATTTGCCGATATCTTTGCTCCGAACGGCCGCACCCCCAAAGCAGGTGACACATTTATCCAGCCATACCTTGCCGAGAGCCTGAAACTGATTGCCAAAAATGGTGCCCGCGATTTTTACGAAGGCGAACTGGCTACCCGGATTGCCAAGGGCCTTGGCAAGGTCGGCTCTCCGATCCGGGCGCGCGATCTGCAATTGACCCGCACCCGGACGGCAGATGCTGTTTCGCTAGAATATGGTAACGTTACGCTGTTTGCCCCGCCCGCACCGACGCAGGGGTTGGCAACCTTGATGACCATGGGCATCCTGCGTGAATTGGGGACCAAGTATTGGGATGAAAGCAATCCGGACCATTTCCATCTGGTGGTAGAGGCCATCAAACGCGCCTTTCTGGAACGTGATCGGATCTGTGATCCTGACGGCACGAACCTTGATTTCAGCGATATGCTTGGAGCTGACACGCTGCGCAAAAATGCCGCCGATATTGCAACAGATCACGCAATGGAATGGCCGCACCCATTCCGCCATGGTGATACTGTTTTTCTTGCAGCAACAGACGCACAGGGTAATTGCGCCAGCGTTCTGCAAAGTACCTATTTCGATTGGGGCAGTGGCGTAGTCGCGGGCAATACCGGCATTGTCTGGCAAAATCGCGGTGCGGCATTCAGCACAATCGACGGCCATCCCAACCAGCTTAAACCAGGCAAACGACCGTTTTATACATTGAACCCCGGTCTGGCTTTGCGGAACGGCAAACCCTGCCTGCTTTACGGAACGCAGGGTGCTGACGGGCAACCACAGACACTGGCCATGCTGTTGACCAGATTGATTGATTTCGGATTATCCCCGGCTGACGCCCTTGCCCGCCCGCGGTTCCTTCTGGGGAAAACATTTTCTGATTCGCGTGACAGCCTGAAACTCGAAGCAGACGCCGGACCTACCGTATTTGCCGAACTGAAAAACCGTGGTCATATCCTGCGCGAGATAGAGGCACAAAGTGCCCTTGCCGGACAGGCCGGCATCATCCGGATCGCGCCTGACGGCAATGTTGACGGTGCCCATGATCCACGTAGCGACGGGGCCGCCATCGGCATCATTTAA
- a CDS encoding ATP-binding cassette domain-containing protein: MKFKNPIPKLNKPVALDSVIVAAMAGGLVAVLFTGGYTQFIIGLVAMTVILTVGLNVLYGLTGLVSLGQVGFFAIGAYASAILTLAGLNFWVSLLAATIIGGIAGCLLAISAVRMAGPFLAMVTIAFAFIVEHGAIEWRDLTGGQNGLMGFPMPQIGSYVFSERDLVMLCVLLGGIALLAFRRLAVSGWGMAMTSMRDAEIAASSLGYNAFVVKASGFAIAAAMAGLAGALFAPLMMFIAPSNFPLSQSILYLFAVILGGAGTVLGPLVGASVSVLLPELLSDFAEYRLLIFGALLVAVLLIAPRGIVGTIARFIPLARQKVTPVPPEKIEAGLADYPKSDGLLVDDVSIAFGGVKAVNQVSFTARPGQVTSIIGPNGAGKTTLLNIISGFYKPTEGAVRIGDRDIAGKATDFAARNGIARTYQATRLFENMSVVDNVIAGISLGRFGAPFSRIASDENRNFAAGLLQFCGYLGDPDARAGDLPHVDRRLVEIARSLATKPGVLLLDEPAAGLMHADKVALAKLLRKLADAGIAVVLVEHDMEMVMGISDLILAVDAGTPIALGNPQDVQKNPRVIAAYLGDGNSKAHPRPTPLVTSETPVIASLRLTAGYGAAPVLKSVDIKVRQGEMVALLGANGAGKSTFLMALSGLLRPVSGSIILNDEYIHNLAPHQIVEQGLVLVPEGRQVFPELTVRENIELGAYKQPKPVNRDELEAILTRFPRLRDRINSQAGLLSGGEQQMMAIARGLVAKPKALLLDEPSLGLAPAMVEELYTILGELRDDGVTILLVDQMATMALSVADYAYVLEQGQVVAEGSAKDLLKDERLIDAYLGGADQSKNEKVISEHA, translated from the coding sequence GTGAAATTCAAAAATCCGATCCCGAAACTGAACAAGCCGGTAGCACTCGACAGCGTCATTGTTGCTGCGATGGCCGGGGGACTTGTCGCCGTATTGTTCACTGGCGGCTATACGCAGTTCATTATCGGGCTGGTGGCGATGACCGTCATTCTGACGGTGGGCCTGAACGTGCTTTATGGTCTGACCGGGCTGGTCTCGCTAGGGCAGGTTGGCTTCTTTGCCATCGGGGCCTATGCCAGTGCGATCCTGACGCTTGCCGGGCTTAACTTCTGGGTCAGTTTGCTGGCGGCCACCATCATTGGCGGGATTGCCGGATGTTTATTGGCGATTTCGGCCGTGCGGATGGCAGGGCCATTTCTGGCAATGGTCACGATTGCCTTTGCCTTTATCGTTGAACATGGCGCGATTGAATGGCGTGACCTGACCGGCGGGCAAAACGGTTTGATGGGTTTCCCGATGCCGCAGATCGGATCATATGTTTTTTCTGAACGTGATCTGGTCATGCTGTGTGTGTTGCTCGGCGGCATTGCACTTCTGGCATTCCGGCGTCTGGCGGTTAGTGGCTGGGGCATGGCAATGACCAGCATGCGGGATGCGGAAATCGCTGCAAGTTCGCTTGGTTATAATGCCTTTGTGGTCAAGGCATCGGGCTTTGCCATTGCGGCGGCAATGGCCGGATTAGCGGGGGCGTTGTTTGCACCGTTGATGATGTTTATCGCACCGTCAAACTTCCCGCTCAGCCAATCCATCCTGTATCTGTTTGCGGTTATTCTGGGCGGGGCCGGAACCGTTCTGGGGCCGTTGGTTGGGGCGTCTGTTTCCGTCCTGCTGCCGGAGCTGCTTTCGGACTTCGCCGAATACCGGTTGCTGATTTTCGGTGCACTTCTTGTTGCGGTTCTGCTGATTGCGCCGCGCGGCATTGTCGGCACGATTGCCCGTTTCATACCGCTGGCGCGGCAGAAGGTGACACCGGTTCCCCCCGAAAAGATCGAAGCCGGGCTGGCCGATTATCCCAAATCCGATGGTTTGCTGGTCGATGATGTATCGATTGCCTTTGGTGGTGTTAAGGCAGTTAATCAGGTGTCCTTCACGGCCCGACCGGGGCAGGTGACATCAATCATTGGGCCGAATGGTGCCGGTAAAACGACGTTACTGAACATCATCAGCGGGTTTTACAAACCGACCGAGGGAGCCGTTCGCATCGGTGATCGTGATATCGCAGGCAAGGCTACCGATTTTGCCGCGCGTAACGGCATTGCACGCACCTATCAGGCGACCCGTTTGTTTGAAAACATGTCGGTGGTCGACAATGTGATTGCGGGCATTTCATTGGGCCGGTTCGGGGCGCCATTTTCACGTATCGCATCGGATGAAAATCGCAATTTCGCAGCGGGGCTTTTACAGTTTTGCGGATATCTTGGTGATCCTGATGCACGTGCGGGTGATTTGCCACATGTGGATCGGCGTCTGGTCGAAATCGCCCGCTCGCTTGCGACCAAGCCCGGAGTCCTTCTGCTTGATGAACCGGCCGCGGGTTTGATGCATGCCGACAAGGTTGCACTTGCCAAATTGCTGCGCAAGCTGGCGGATGCCGGGATTGCGGTGGTTCTGGTCGAACATGACATGGAAATGGTCATGGGCATTTCGGACCTGATACTGGCGGTTGATGCCGGAACACCGATTGCCCTTGGCAATCCGCAGGACGTTCAGAAAAATCCGCGTGTCATCGCCGCCTACCTTGGCGATGGCAACAGCAAGGCGCATCCAAGACCGACACCACTTGTGACCAGCGAAACACCGGTTATCGCGTCACTGCGATTGACGGCCGGTTATGGGGCGGCCCCGGTATTGAAGTCGGTGGATATCAAGGTCCGGCAGGGGGAAATGGTGGCGTTGCTTGGGGCCAATGGGGCAGGAAAATCGACCTTCCTGATGGCGCTTTCGGGATTGCTGCGCCCTGTTTCAGGCAGCATCATTCTGAATGACGAATATATCCATAATCTGGCGCCACATCAGATCGTCGAACAGGGACTGGTCCTTGTGCCCGAAGGACGGCAGGTTTTCCCCGAACTGACGGTGCGTGAAAACATCGAACTGGGGGCTTACAAACAACCCAAACCGGTCAACCGTGACGAACTTGAAGCCATCCTGACCCGTTTCCCGCGACTGCGTGACAGGATCAACAGTCAGGCTGGTCTTCTGTCGGGGGGGGAACAGCAGATGATGGCCATCGCGCGCGGACTTGTGGCCAAACCGAAGGCGTTGCTTCTGGATGAGCCATCCCTTGGTCTGGCCCCAGCCATGGTCGAAGAACTTTATACCATTCTGGGTGAATTACGCGATGACGGGGTCACGATCCTTCTGGTGGATCAGATGGCGACCATGGCGCTGTCGGTTGCCGATTATGCCTATGTCCTTGAACAGGGACAGGTCGTTGCCGAAGGCAGCGCCAAAGATCTTCTGAAAGATGAACGATTGATTGATGCGTATCTCGGTGGTGCGGATCAGTCCAAAAATGAAAAGGTGATCAGCGAGCATGCTTGA
- a CDS encoding nuclear transport factor 2 family protein, with amino-acid sequence MTATLAPDAPELLSPDAQIVRDFLDASMKPDPEKAATYMSDDVVITFTDGAKYDHPSGTTAFNAARYKWVKKKFGQFDVAPGKTETVVYSVGTLYGEWPDGTPFDGNRYVDRFVIRNGKIVKMDVWNESAERILIRQGTRA; translated from the coding sequence ATGACCGCCACTCTTGCTCCGGATGCTCCGGAACTATTGTCACCCGACGCTCAGATTGTGCGCGATTTTCTGGACGCATCGATGAAGCCCGATCCGGAAAAGGCCGCGACCTATATGTCGGACGATGTTGTCATCACGTTTACCGACGGCGCCAAATACGACCACCCGTCGGGCACAACCGCCTTTAACGCGGCACGTTATAAATGGGTGAAAAAGAAGTTCGGGCAGTTCGACGTCGCACCGGGAAAGACCGAAACCGTGGTTTACAGTGTGGGCACGCTATATGGCGAATGGCCGGATGGAACACCGTTCGACGGCAACCGCTATGTTGACCGCTTTGTCATTCGTAACGGCAAGATCGTCAAAATGGATGTCTGGAACGAAAGTGCGGAACGCATTCTGATCCGTCAGGGTACAAGGGCCTGA